One Nocardia farcinica genomic region harbors:
- a CDS encoding PadR family transcriptional regulator — MALEHALLVSLTERSGSGYELAHRFDKSIGFFWNATHQQIYRVLKRMEEAGWVDVESVAQEGRPDKKVYSVNAAGRAELARWIAEPSDSETPRSELGVKIRGAAYGDLDAVCAEVARHRDQHAHRLDVLRLIEKRDFPDPDRLTGTALHQYLVLRGGIRVAAGHVEWCEEVLQALRPPRPE; from the coding sequence ATGGCCCTCGAGCACGCGCTACTGGTGTCGCTGACCGAGCGCTCCGGTTCCGGCTACGAACTGGCGCACCGGTTCGACAAGTCCATCGGCTTCTTCTGGAACGCCACCCATCAGCAGATCTATCGCGTGCTCAAACGCATGGAGGAGGCGGGCTGGGTCGACGTGGAATCGGTGGCCCAGGAGGGCAGGCCCGACAAGAAGGTGTACTCGGTCAACGCCGCCGGTCGTGCCGAACTGGCCCGCTGGATCGCCGAGCCCTCCGACAGCGAGACCCCGCGCAGCGAACTGGGCGTGAAGATCCGCGGCGCCGCCTACGGCGACTTGGACGCGGTGTGCGCCGAGGTCGCCCGCCACCGCGACCAGCACGCCCACCGCCTCGACGTGCTGCGCCTGATCGAGAAACGCGACTTCCCCGACCCCGACCGGCTCACCGGCACGGCCCTGCACCAGTACCTGGTGCTGCGCGGCGGCATCCGGGTGGCGGCGGGCCATGTGGAGTGGTGCGAGGAAGTCCTGCAGGCCCTGCGGCCGCCCCGACCCGAGTGA
- a CDS encoding SDR family NAD(P)-dependent oxidoreductase, which produces MKQTDGRVAVVTGASRGAGKGIALALAERGVTVYVTGRTRQEGHSADGLPGTVFRTVEEIAARGGTAVPVVCDHGDDAQVRALFEQVQREQGRLDVLVNNATALPAPPQSPTQGFWERPLAEELKPLEVGLRSHFVAAYYAAPLLVRTGGLIVHTSSPGARTYLPGVHGPVYGAGKAGSDKLAYDMAQELRPHGVAVLSIWMGVLDSEQLNRSGLGAEALIGTVFPGVESPELTGRVIGALATDPDVLTRTGRTYWGSELAAEYGITDVDGSVPPSYREWLGAPSEFTEVAPTYADFVAHRDGGPR; this is translated from the coding sequence ATGAAGCAGACCGACGGGCGGGTGGCGGTGGTCACCGGAGCGTCGCGGGGTGCGGGCAAGGGCATCGCGCTCGCGCTGGCCGAGCGTGGCGTGACGGTCTACGTGACCGGCCGCACCCGACAGGAGGGGCACAGCGCCGACGGCCTGCCGGGCACGGTGTTCCGGACCGTCGAGGAGATCGCCGCACGCGGCGGCACCGCGGTGCCGGTCGTCTGTGACCACGGCGACGATGCCCAGGTGCGCGCGCTGTTCGAGCAGGTGCAGCGCGAGCAGGGGCGGCTCGACGTCCTGGTCAACAACGCGACCGCGCTGCCCGCACCGCCCCAATCGCCCACGCAGGGCTTCTGGGAGCGCCCGTTGGCCGAGGAACTGAAGCCGCTCGAGGTCGGCCTGCGCTCACACTTCGTCGCCGCCTACTACGCGGCACCGCTGCTCGTGCGCACCGGCGGGTTGATCGTGCACACCTCCTCCCCCGGCGCGCGCACCTACCTGCCCGGCGTGCACGGCCCGGTCTACGGTGCGGGTAAAGCCGGCTCGGACAAGCTCGCCTACGACATGGCGCAGGAGTTGCGTCCGCACGGCGTCGCGGTGCTCTCGATCTGGATGGGCGTGCTCGACAGCGAGCAGCTCAACCGCTCCGGGCTGGGCGCCGAGGCGCTGATCGGCACGGTCTTCCCCGGGGTGGAATCCCCCGAACTCACCGGCCGCGTCATCGGCGCGCTCGCCACCGATCCCGATGTGCTGACCCGTACCGGCCGCACCTACTGGGGCTCGGAACTGGCGGCCGAATACGGGATCACCGATGTGGACGGCTCCGTACCGCCCTCCTACCGCGAGTGGCTCGGCGCACCGTCGGAATTCACCGAGGTGGCCCCGACCTACGCCGATTTCGTCGCCCACCGGGACGGCGGACCGCGATGA
- the orn gene encoding oligoribonuclease, translated as MTGVVSQAGTSNVALVSDKLVVWMDCEMTGLRLDSDKLIEVSALVTDSDLNILGDGVDIVIHADDAALAAMPPVVAEMHARSGLTDEVRRSTVTVAEAEQQVLDYIRQYVPTPRTVPLAGNSIATDRAFIARDMPALDAHLHYRMIDVSSIKELCRRWYPRIYFGQPEKGLTHRALADIKESIRELEYYRRTAFVAPPGPSTAEIAAVAAQLGGTAQTAESPQVEGTTQAD; from the coding sequence ATGACGGGCGTGGTGTCGCAGGCGGGGACCAGTAATGTTGCGCTGGTGTCCGACAAACTTGTGGTGTGGATGGATTGCGAGATGACCGGGCTGCGCCTGGACAGCGACAAGCTGATCGAGGTGTCCGCGCTCGTGACCGACAGCGATCTCAACATTCTCGGTGACGGCGTCGACATCGTCATCCACGCCGACGACGCGGCGCTGGCGGCGATGCCACCGGTGGTCGCCGAGATGCACGCCCGCTCCGGGCTCACCGACGAGGTCCGCCGTTCCACGGTCACCGTCGCCGAGGCCGAGCAGCAGGTGCTCGACTACATCCGCCAGTACGTGCCCACCCCGCGCACCGTGCCGCTGGCGGGCAACTCCATCGCGACCGACCGCGCCTTCATCGCCCGCGACATGCCCGCGCTCGACGCGCACCTGCACTACCGCATGATCGACGTCAGCTCGATCAAGGAGCTGTGCCGCCGCTGGTATCCGCGCATCTACTTCGGCCAGCCCGAGAAGGGCCTGACCCACCGCGCCCTCGCCGACATCAAGGAATCGATCCGCGAGCTGGAGTACTACCGCCGCACCGCGTTCGTCGCCCCGCCCGGCCCCTCCACCGCCGAGATCGCCGCCGTGGCCGCCCAGCTCGGCGGCACCGCACAGACCGCCGAATCACCGCAGGTGGAGGGCACCACGCAGGCCGATTAG
- a CDS encoding ferredoxin reductase yields MVDLINLVQTLTTPHPVDRYLELIRPTLTLRQMRAEITEVDRSVPGSVTLTLRAPRQWRGHAAGQYVQIGVVIDGVRHTRCYSPIDPEGARDRRIRLTIKAHPEGLVSQYLHAHAAPGMVVDLSPAEGVFRLPDERPERILLIGGGSGITPVLSMLRTLVEEGHPGQITFLYYARSPEEVPHRAELHALARRHPALRLELRYPERGDKHFDYDELERVAPWFADGHTFLCGPPPLMAAVRTVFEAERLDDRLHSEEFVLTTAPVDPDQAHGTVHFSASGVRADNSGASLLDQAEAAGLSPEYGCRMGICFSCTAVRRSGCTRNLRTGETDSDPDQPIQLCVSAPVGDVDIDI; encoded by the coding sequence ATGGTGGATCTCATCAATCTGGTGCAGACCCTGACCACACCGCACCCGGTGGACCGATATCTCGAACTCATCCGCCCCACGCTCACGCTGCGGCAGATGCGGGCGGAGATCACCGAGGTGGACCGCTCGGTGCCCGGCTCGGTGACCCTGACCCTGCGCGCACCACGGCAGTGGCGCGGTCACGCGGCCGGCCAGTACGTGCAGATCGGCGTGGTGATCGACGGCGTGCGGCACACCCGCTGCTACTCGCCGATCGATCCCGAGGGCGCGCGCGACCGGCGCATCCGGCTGACGATCAAGGCGCATCCGGAGGGGCTGGTCTCGCAGTACCTGCACGCCCACGCCGCTCCCGGCATGGTGGTCGACCTCTCGCCCGCCGAGGGCGTCTTCCGGCTGCCCGACGAGCGGCCCGAGCGGATCCTGCTGATCGGCGGCGGCAGCGGCATCACACCGGTGCTGTCGATGCTGCGCACCCTCGTCGAGGAGGGACATCCGGGGCAGATCACCTTCCTCTACTACGCCCGCTCGCCGGAGGAGGTGCCGCACCGGGCCGAGCTGCACGCGCTGGCGCGGCGGCATCCGGCCCTGCGGCTGGAGCTGCGCTATCCCGAGCGTGGCGACAAGCACTTCGACTACGACGAACTCGAGCGGGTGGCGCCCTGGTTCGCCGACGGGCACACCTTCCTGTGCGGGCCGCCGCCGCTGATGGCGGCCGTGCGCACCGTCTTCGAGGCCGAGCGGCTCGACGACCGGCTGCACAGCGAGGAGTTCGTGCTCACCACCGCGCCGGTGGACCCGGACCAGGCGCACGGCACGGTGCACTTCTCGGCCAGCGGGGTGCGGGCGGACAACTCCGGCGCCAGCCTGCTCGACCAGGCCGAGGCCGCCGGGCTGAGCCCGGAGTACGGCTGCCGGATGGGGATCTGCTTCTCCTGCACGGCCGTTCGCCGCTCCGGCTGCACCCGCAATCTGCGCACCGGGGAGACCGACAGCGATCCGGATCAGCCGATCCAGCTGTGCGTCAGCGCGCCGGTCGGCGACGTCGACATCGACATCTGA
- a CDS encoding helicase HerA-like domain-containing protein, which produces MTTPEEKAAAARRAAEEAARVAAEAAAAAAAAERELAEARAAQVSPASAERAPAAADAETAAAAHRIAAGYAVDGPALELGTVVVDDAVDPTARVRIPLRTVNRHGLVAGATGTGKTKTLQGIAEQLSRAGVPVVLADIKGDLSGLSVPGEQNDKIAARATETGVPEWSPSGFPTEFVSLGTGGIGVPIRATITSFGPVLLSKVLELNETQESTLGLIFHWADKQGLALLDLKDLRAVITHLTSPEGKADLKGIGGVSAQTAGVILRALVNLEADGGDTFFGEPELDPADLIRTAGGQGVITLFELGAQAARPVMFSTFLMWVLADLFQTLPEVGDVDKPKLVFIFDEAHLLFADASKAFLEQVEQTVKLIRSKGVGVFFCTQLPTDIPNSVLSQLGARIQHALRAFTPDDQKALSKTVRTYPETDTYDLEKALTALGTGEAIVTVLSEKGAPTPVAWTRIVPPRSLMDTIGVDAIKSRALTSGLYSKYGQTIDRESASEILAAKLAAVPAEQPETAAAPGRSPSAQEQESAAERIMKNPAVKSFLRSAASAAGREITRSLFGTRRRR; this is translated from the coding sequence ATGACCACCCCCGAGGAGAAGGCGGCCGCGGCGCGCAGGGCCGCCGAGGAGGCGGCCCGGGTGGCGGCCGAGGCGGCAGCCGCCGCGGCAGCCGCCGAACGCGAACTGGCCGAGGCGCGTGCCGCGCAGGTGTCGCCGGCGTCGGCCGAACGCGCACCGGCCGCGGCCGACGCCGAGACCGCCGCGGCGGCGCACCGCATCGCCGCCGGCTACGCGGTGGACGGCCCGGCATTGGAACTGGGCACGGTGGTGGTCGACGACGCGGTCGATCCGACCGCCCGCGTCCGCATCCCGTTGCGCACCGTGAACCGGCACGGGCTGGTGGCGGGGGCGACCGGCACCGGCAAGACCAAGACGTTGCAGGGCATCGCCGAACAGCTGTCCCGGGCCGGAGTGCCGGTGGTGCTGGCCGACATCAAGGGCGACCTGTCCGGCCTCAGCGTCCCCGGTGAGCAGAACGACAAGATCGCCGCCCGCGCGACGGAGACCGGGGTTCCCGAGTGGTCACCCAGCGGCTTCCCGACCGAATTCGTCTCCCTCGGCACCGGCGGCATCGGGGTGCCGATCCGGGCCACCATCACCTCGTTCGGCCCGGTGTTGTTGAGCAAGGTGCTCGAGCTCAACGAGACCCAGGAGTCGACACTCGGTCTGATCTTCCACTGGGCGGACAAGCAGGGGCTTGCGCTGCTGGACCTGAAGGACCTGCGCGCGGTGATCACGCACCTCACCAGCCCGGAGGGCAAGGCGGACCTGAAGGGCATCGGCGGGGTCTCCGCGCAGACCGCCGGGGTGATCCTGCGGGCCCTGGTGAATCTGGAGGCCGACGGCGGCGACACCTTCTTCGGCGAACCCGAACTCGATCCCGCGGATCTGATCAGGACCGCCGGCGGCCAGGGCGTGATCACGCTGTTCGAGCTGGGCGCCCAGGCGGCGCGGCCGGTGATGTTCTCCACCTTCCTGATGTGGGTGCTGGCCGATCTGTTCCAGACCCTGCCGGAGGTCGGTGACGTCGACAAGCCGAAGCTGGTCTTCATCTTCGACGAGGCGCACCTGCTGTTCGCCGACGCGTCCAAGGCGTTCCTCGAACAGGTGGAGCAGACCGTCAAGCTCATCCGATCCAAGGGCGTCGGGGTGTTCTTCTGCACGCAGCTGCCGACCGACATCCCGAATTCCGTGCTCTCGCAACTGGGCGCGCGCATCCAGCACGCCTTGCGCGCCTTCACCCCCGACGATCAGAAGGCGCTGTCGAAGACGGTGCGGACCTATCCCGAGACCGACACCTACGACCTCGAGAAGGCGTTGACCGCACTGGGCACCGGTGAGGCGATCGTGACCGTGCTGTCGGAGAAGGGGGCCCCGACTCCGGTGGCGTGGACCAGGATCGTGCCGCCGCGCTCGTTGATGGACACCATCGGCGTCGACGCGATCAAGTCCCGCGCGCTGACCAGCGGTCTCTACTCCAAGTACGGACAGACCATCGATCGGGAATCGGCCTCGGAGATCCTGGCGGCCAAGCTGGCCGCCGTTCCCGCGGAGCAGCCCGAAACCGCTGCGGCGCCGGGCCGTTCGCCGAGCGCCCAGGAGCAGGAGTCGGCCGCCGAGCGAATCATGAAGAATCCCGCGGTCAAGAGCTTCCTGCGATCGGCGGCCTCGGCGGCGGGCCGGGAGATCACGCGCAGTCTGTTCGGAACACGCCGCAGGCGCTGA
- a CDS encoding MFS transporter — protein sequence MTDARETIGQAAGRGQVVAWGLWDWGSSAFHAVILTFVFSVYLTDTVGDDLPGDVSASAWLGWALGLAGLVVALTAPISGQWFDAAAKRKRALGVLTAVVVAAMTAMFFVHDDHRDLWLGLALLAVGSAAFELANVPYNAMLRQVSTPATVGRVSGFGWAMGYFGGIFLLLICYFGFIAGDGDTRGLLGIPTDDGLNIRLIAVLAAVWFAAFALPVMFAVPELPRTTADPGAERAGLLGSYRVLWRDLRELWAVDRRTVWFLLASAVFRDGLAGVFTFGAVLAVRVYGIDDADVLLFGIAANVVAALGAIAAGRFDDRVGPKAVIVGSLAAMLVCGLALLVVSGPVLFWVFGLLLTIFVGPAQASARSFLARLAPPGREGQLFGLYTTTGRAVSFLAPALFGFFVWAFDAERAGIVGLLVVLGAGLLVLLPVRGPEPTAVEALEDTA from the coding sequence ATGACGGACGCGCGGGAGACGATCGGACAGGCCGCCGGACGCGGGCAGGTGGTCGCCTGGGGTCTGTGGGACTGGGGCTCCTCGGCCTTCCACGCCGTGATCCTCACCTTTGTTTTCAGCGTCTACCTCACCGACACCGTCGGCGACGACCTGCCGGGCGACGTCTCGGCCAGCGCCTGGCTGGGCTGGGCGCTCGGCCTGGCCGGGCTGGTGGTCGCGCTGACCGCGCCGATCAGCGGGCAGTGGTTCGACGCCGCGGCCAAACGCAAACGCGCGCTCGGCGTGCTGACCGCGGTGGTCGTCGCGGCGATGACCGCGATGTTCTTCGTGCACGACGACCACCGCGACCTGTGGCTCGGCCTGGCGCTGCTGGCGGTGGGCTCGGCGGCCTTCGAGCTGGCCAACGTGCCCTACAACGCGATGCTGCGCCAGGTCTCCACCCCGGCCACCGTCGGGCGGGTGTCCGGATTCGGCTGGGCGATGGGGTATTTCGGCGGCATTTTCCTGCTGCTGATCTGCTACTTCGGTTTCATCGCCGGGGACGGTGACACCCGCGGACTGCTCGGCATCCCCACCGACGACGGGCTCAACATCCGGCTGATCGCGGTGCTGGCCGCGGTGTGGTTCGCCGCCTTCGCGCTGCCGGTGATGTTCGCGGTGCCGGAGCTGCCGCGCACCACCGCCGATCCCGGCGCCGAACGGGCCGGGCTGCTCGGCTCGTACCGCGTGCTGTGGCGCGACCTGCGGGAACTCTGGGCCGTCGATCGCCGCACCGTCTGGTTCCTGCTGGCCAGCGCCGTGTTCCGGGACGGCCTCGCCGGCGTCTTCACCTTCGGCGCCGTGCTGGCGGTTCGGGTGTACGGCATCGATGATGCCGACGTGCTGCTGTTCGGCATCGCGGCCAACGTGGTCGCGGCGCTGGGCGCGATCGCGGCGGGCCGGTTCGACGACCGGGTGGGGCCGAAGGCGGTCATCGTCGGCTCGCTGGCGGCCATGCTGGTGTGCGGACTGGCGCTGCTGGTGGTCTCCGGGCCGGTGCTGTTCTGGGTGTTCGGCCTGCTGTTGACGATCTTCGTCGGCCCGGCGCAGGCCTCGGCCCGCTCGTTCCTGGCGCGGTTGGCACCGCCCGGACGCGAGGGCCAGCTGTTCGGGCTCTACACCACCACCGGCCGCGCGGTGTCGTTCCTCGCCCCCGCGTTGTTCGGGTTCTTCGTCTGGGCGTTCGACGCCGAGCGGGCGGGCATCGTCGGGCTGCTCGTGGTGCTCGGCGCGGGGCTGCTGGTGTTGCTGCCCGTGCGCGGGCCGGAACCGACCGCCGTCGAGGCGCTCGAGGACACGGCGTGA
- a CDS encoding NADPH-dependent 2,4-dienoyl-CoA reductase translates to MSSYPHLFEPLDLGFTTLRNRVVMGSMHTGLEDRAWDIDKLAAYFAERARGGVGLIITGGYAPNRTGWLLPFGAKLTTTTEAYRHRTVTRAVHAHGAKIALQILHAGRYSYLPGSVSASSIKAPINPFRPRKLSARGIEQTIRDYVRCAELARLAGYDGCEIMGGEGYFLNQFLAPRTNKRTDEWGGSAANRRRLPLEIVRRIRAAVGPEFILIFRLSMAELVEGGQTFAEIRELARELERAGVTIINTDIGWHEARVPTIVTSVPRAAFVEFTAKIAREVSIPVCASNRINMPEVAEEILTRGDAQLISLARPLLADPDWVAKAAGGREDEINTCIACNQACLDHAFQRKTVSCLLNPRAGHETDLVLAPTRRTKHIAVVGAGPAGLAAAVNLAERGHRVDLFEAEDRIGGQFDIARRIPGKEEFEETLRYFDRMIAKTGVRLHLNTRATAEDLLAARYDEVVLATGVRPRVPDIPGIGHPMVLTYAELVREAKPVGRRVAVIGAGGIGFDVGEFLTVDGHPTLKLDEWKQEWGVDADDERAPGQLRAPRPAPAAREVVLLQRKDSPFGRSLGKTTGWVHRAALRAKGVEQVGGVNYERIDDEGLHISFGERRARPRVIPVDNVVVCAGQESVRELAEPLRAAGVRVHLIGGAELAAELDAKRAIDQGTRLAARL, encoded by the coding sequence GTGAGTTCCTACCCCCATCTGTTCGAACCCCTCGACCTCGGTTTCACGACGTTGCGCAACCGCGTGGTGATGGGCTCGATGCACACCGGCCTCGAGGACCGCGCCTGGGACATCGACAAACTCGCCGCCTACTTCGCCGAACGCGCCCGCGGCGGGGTCGGCCTGATCATCACCGGCGGCTACGCGCCCAACCGCACCGGCTGGTTGCTGCCCTTCGGCGCGAAACTCACCACCACCACCGAGGCCTACCGGCACCGCACCGTCACGCGGGCGGTGCACGCGCACGGCGCCAAGATCGCCCTGCAGATCCTGCACGCCGGCCGCTACTCGTACCTGCCCGGCAGCGTCTCGGCCTCGTCGATCAAGGCCCCCATCAACCCCTTCCGTCCGCGCAAGCTCTCCGCCCGCGGCATCGAGCAGACCATCCGCGACTACGTCCGCTGCGCCGAGCTGGCCCGGCTCGCGGGATACGACGGCTGCGAGATCATGGGCGGCGAGGGCTATTTCCTCAACCAGTTCCTGGCGCCGCGCACCAACAAGCGCACCGACGAGTGGGGCGGCTCGGCGGCGAACCGGCGGCGGCTGCCGCTCGAGATCGTGCGCCGGATCCGCGCCGCCGTCGGTCCCGAGTTCATCCTGATCTTCCGGCTGTCCATGGCCGAACTCGTCGAGGGCGGGCAGACCTTCGCCGAGATCCGGGAGCTGGCGCGCGAACTGGAACGGGCCGGGGTCACGATCATCAACACCGACATCGGCTGGCACGAAGCCAGGGTGCCGACCATCGTCACCTCGGTGCCCCGTGCGGCCTTCGTGGAGTTCACCGCGAAAATCGCCCGCGAGGTATCGATTCCGGTGTGCGCGTCCAACCGGATCAACATGCCCGAGGTCGCCGAGGAGATCCTCACCCGCGGCGACGCCCAGCTGATCTCGCTGGCCCGGCCGCTGCTCGCCGACCCGGACTGGGTGGCCAAGGCGGCGGGCGGACGCGAAGACGAGATCAACACCTGCATCGCCTGCAACCAGGCCTGCCTGGACCACGCCTTCCAGCGAAAGACGGTGTCCTGCCTGCTGAATCCGCGCGCGGGCCACGAGACCGACCTGGTGCTCGCCCCGACCCGGCGGACCAAGCACATCGCCGTCGTCGGCGCGGGGCCCGCCGGACTGGCGGCGGCGGTGAACCTCGCCGAGCGCGGCCACCGCGTCGACCTGTTCGAAGCCGAGGACCGCATCGGCGGCCAGTTCGACATCGCCCGGCGCATCCCCGGAAAGGAGGAGTTCGAGGAGACGCTGCGCTACTTCGACCGGATGATCGCCAAGACCGGCGTCCGCCTGCACCTGAACACCCGCGCCACCGCCGAGGACCTCCTCGCCGCCCGCTACGACGAGGTGGTGCTGGCCACCGGCGTGCGCCCGCGCGTGCCCGACATCCCCGGCATCGGCCATCCGATGGTGCTCACCTACGCCGAACTGGTGCGCGAGGCCAAACCGGTCGGCCGGCGGGTCGCGGTGATCGGCGCGGGCGGCATCGGCTTCGACGTCGGCGAATTCCTCACCGTGGACGGCCATCCCACGCTGAAGCTGGACGAATGGAAGCAGGAATGGGGCGTCGACGCCGACGACGAGCGGGCGCCCGGCCAGTTGCGCGCGCCCCGGCCCGCCCCCGCCGCCCGCGAGGTGGTGCTGTTGCAGCGCAAGGACTCCCCGTTCGGGCGCAGCCTCGGCAAGACCACCGGGTGGGTGCACCGCGCGGCGCTGCGGGCCAAAGGCGTCGAGCAGGTGGGCGGGGTCAACTACGAGCGCATCGACGACGAGGGCCTGCACATCAGCTTCGGTGAGCGGCGCGCCCGCCCCCGGGTGATCCCGGTGGACAACGTGGTGGTGTGCGCGGGCCAGGAATCGGTGCGCGAGCTGGCCGAGCCGCTGCGGGCGGCCGGGGTGCGCGTGCACCTCATCGGCGGGGCGGAACTGGCCGCCGAACTCGACGCGAAGCGGGCCATCGACCAGGGCACCCGGCTGGCAGCCCGGCTGTGA
- the cmrA gene encoding mycolate reductase (Catalyzes the final step in mycolic acid biosynthesis.): MSLPSPTTDNRAVVTGASSGIGTALAAELAGRGYSLILVARRGDLLDELAQRLTLAHGITAEVRAVDLADREQRAPLVDELAGRDIAILCNNAGVATFGPVAELDPAYERAQLELNAVAVHDLTLAVLPGMLARRAGGILISGSAAGNMPIPNNATYAASKAFANTFSESLRGELKDTGVHVTLLAPGPVRTEAPDPAEASIVDRMVPDFMWVSSEYTAKVSIDALARNKMRIVPGVISKGMSVAGQYSPRALSAPIAGAFYRKLGQ; encoded by the coding sequence GTGAGCTTGCCCTCCCCCACCACCGACAATCGCGCCGTCGTGACCGGCGCTTCCTCCGGCATCGGCACCGCGCTGGCCGCCGAACTGGCCGGGCGTGGCTATTCGCTGATCCTGGTCGCGCGCCGCGGCGATCTGCTCGACGAGCTCGCCCAGCGCCTGACGCTCGCGCACGGCATCACCGCCGAGGTACGCGCGGTCGACCTGGCCGATCGCGAGCAACGCGCCCCGCTGGTCGACGAACTCGCCGGTCGCGACATCGCCATCCTGTGCAACAACGCCGGCGTGGCCACCTTCGGCCCCGTCGCCGAGCTCGACCCCGCCTACGAGCGGGCGCAACTGGAGCTGAACGCGGTCGCCGTGCACGATCTCACCCTCGCGGTGCTGCCCGGCATGCTGGCCCGGCGCGCGGGCGGCATCCTGATCAGCGGCTCGGCCGCGGGCAACATGCCGATCCCCAACAACGCCACCTACGCCGCCAGCAAGGCCTTCGCCAACACCTTCTCCGAATCGCTGCGCGGCGAACTGAAGGACACCGGCGTGCACGTCACGCTGCTGGCGCCCGGCCCGGTGCGCACCGAGGCGCCCGATCCGGCCGAGGCATCGATCGTGGACCGCATGGTTCCCGACTTCATGTGGGTCTCCTCCGAATACACCGCCAAGGTCTCCATCGACGCCCTCGCGCGGAACAAGATGCGCATCGTGCCCGGCGTCATCAGCAAGGGCATGAGCGTGGCGGGCCAGTACAGCCCGCGCGCCCTCAGTGCCCCCATCGCCGGGGCGTTCTATCGCAAGCTCGGCCAGTGA
- a CDS encoding TetR family transcriptional regulator, with protein MTEQAATRIERKERTRQALLEGTLALAAERGFAALSLREIARSAGIVPTAFYRHFASLEDLGATLVDEGVTALRLALRQVRRRPDSGLADTVRFVFEQVDAKRALFGFLTRERHGGSAALRKNIALELQLIVRELVADLSRLPALDDWSPRDLEIAADLIVSTVADGVAAYVAAPDPREQVAIRETTVQKIRLIALGMDNWWPPKDR; from the coding sequence ATGACTGAGCAGGCAGCAACCCGGATCGAGCGCAAGGAGCGCACCCGCCAGGCGCTCCTGGAGGGCACCCTCGCGCTGGCCGCCGAGCGCGGTTTCGCGGCGCTGAGCCTGCGCGAGATCGCCCGCTCGGCCGGCATCGTGCCCACGGCCTTCTACCGGCACTTCGCCTCACTGGAGGATCTGGGCGCAACCCTGGTGGACGAGGGGGTCACCGCGCTGCGGCTGGCCCTGCGGCAGGTGCGCCGCCGGCCGGATTCCGGGCTGGCCGACACGGTCCGCTTCGTCTTCGAGCAGGTCGACGCCAAGCGGGCGCTGTTCGGTTTCCTCACCCGGGAACGGCACGGTGGGTCGGCGGCGTTGCGCAAGAACATCGCGCTCGAGCTACAGCTCATCGTCCGGGAACTGGTGGCCGACCTGTCCCGGCTGCCCGCGCTCGACGACTGGAGCCCGCGCGATCTGGAGATCGCCGCGGACCTGATCGTCAGCACCGTCGCCGACGGCGTCGCCGCCTATGTCGCGGCCCCGGACCCGCGCGAGCAGGTCGCCATCCGCGAGACCACCGTGCAGAAGATCCGGCTGATCGCGCTCGGCATGGACAACTGGTGGCCGCCCAAGGACCGCTAG
- a CDS encoding nuclear transport factor 2 family protein: protein MTDERTAGAGVSVQDLARLEAIKRLKYRYWRACDTKDPAGVRACFVRAGADIDFGPLGRFDADGLVRVFETIALSRHEGRHRILDMHHGMMPDLTVHGPTEAGGRWTLRFTQLDLLAGTQTLSAIEYDDDYVVEDGEWRMRKSHARTLWSLTQPLSPDAVITDNLP from the coding sequence ATGACCGACGAACGGACCGCAGGCGCGGGCGTGTCGGTGCAGGATCTGGCCCGGCTCGAGGCGATCAAGCGCCTGAAGTACCGCTACTGGCGGGCGTGCGATACCAAGGACCCCGCGGGTGTCCGCGCCTGTTTCGTCCGTGCCGGCGCCGACATCGATTTCGGCCCGCTCGGCCGCTTCGACGCCGACGGGCTGGTGCGCGTCTTCGAAACCATCGCGTTGAGCAGGCACGAGGGCCGTCACCGCATCCTGGACATGCACCACGGGATGATGCCCGATCTCACCGTGCACGGTCCCACAGAGGCCGGCGGCCGGTGGACGCTGCGCTTCACCCAGCTCGACCTGCTGGCCGGCACCCAGACGCTGTCGGCCATCGAATACGACGACGACTACGTCGTCGAGGACGGCGAATGGCGGATGCGCAAGAGCCACGCCCGCACCCTCTGGTCACTCACCCAGCCGCTGTCGCCGGACGCGGTGATCACCGACAACCTCCCCTGA